The genomic DNA CCAATTTGGACGAGTTGCGTAAGAAAGAGGCCGATAATCAGCTCTTTGATAGCTTTGAGTAGTAAGATTGAGACTTTTACAGTGCAACCTTTGCGGCATTAACCCATATCTTTGTAATATGGAGTTTGCATATAGGAGATTGAGAATTTAAATTATTAAGATTATGGAACGTATAGTGGATGTCGAAAAGGTTCTGATGAACGAGATAGACAACCTGCATGGTGTCTACTTATATCTCGAAGGCGATTCATGGTGCGCGTATGAACGTTCTGCTTATTATCTGGCCAAATTGAATGTGCCGGTGATACTACAGAAAGAAGTAATCCGCGAGGGGTACGATGTGGTTTTGTTGAAAGCACTGTTTGCAGTGGATGACATGTGTTTGCCACTGGCTCCTAAAATGGAGTTGAAGAGGGTGGCGGATGACAAGTTGCAGTTCCACATGTATGACGATATTGATGGTTTTCCCGAATGGAAAGCTTCTCAATTGAATAAGCTGCCTGCGTGACAGGTTGTTGAATAGCATTTTTATTAAACAGCCGTGAGGCTTGAATAAATACTAAGTTGTAAAATTGAGGGTGTATTTTGTCCCGAAGGCTGATCGAAAGATCCCCTTCGGGACTTTTTATTATAAGAATATTTGAAACATACAAATGATGATTTACATCTGCCAAAATTGAACTACATTATTTGGAGGGTGCGGTAAACTATGATCCGGGCATCCGCAGAGAGGGTGACGGTGAAGTTGTTACCGGTTGCCTCGTTTAACGTGCCTTGCCACCAGGCTGTCAGCCGGCGGTTGCGGATGGGCCAGCGCAGCCCGGTGGTGGAAATCGTGCCGGAAGGGGCGAGCGAGAAAAGGGACACTTGGGTTCCGGGTTTACTTTCCAGTGTTGTCGTTTGAAGGATAGGAGTGAAGATCCCATAGTCTGAAAGCATCTCTATCCGTTGGAACAGCGGGGCGTAGTCCATCAGCAACGAGATATTGCCTAACGTATGGTCTTCGCGCAGCCCGGTAGCTCCTAATATCAGAACTTCCTGCTGCCCGGACCGGTGGGCGAAGCGGACGGATTTTGTCAGGTCGTTTATTTCCTGGTCCTCTACGATATGGATGCGGTCGGCATACTGTTCACGAAAACGGGATGGGATACTGTCGAGGTCTCCGACAATCGCTGTCGGAGTGATGCCTGCTTTATCCAACGCCTCGACGGCTCCGTCACAAGCGATGACGACGGAGGCTTGATGCAGAAGATGAAGCGGTAAAGCTGTTTGCGGAAAACGGCCGTTTGCCACGACTACGCAATTATAAGGTGCTATCATTTGTTCTTATTCCTTTCTTTTTCCAAGTGTATAATCCGGCTGCCGCCAGTATGGCGTAGCAAATATAGAGAAACATTGTGGGATAGAGCCCACGCAGGTAATAAAGATAGACGGACACGCAGTTGACGACGATCCAGAAGATCCAGTGCTCGACGATCCGGCGTGCCAGCATCCAAGTGGCGACGATTCCGACGGCGGTGGTAAAAGCATCGCCTGCCGGTATCGGCGAATCGGTGAAATAATGCAGGACATAATAGAGTAACGCAAACAGGGCGACGATGGAAAAGCTGATCCCGGCAAAAAGACGGAGTGTCATATTGCGGTAGAGGATTACCTCCTGAGGAGCTGTCTCTATGTCTTCCGCTGTTTGTTCTTGCCTGCCCTTGCTGCGTGTCCATTGCCAGAAACCGTATATGCTGATGGCTACATAATAGATGTTCAATCCCATATCCGCATATATCTTTGAAAAGAAAAAGACAAAAACATAGACAAGGGAAGTCAGGAAGCCGACAACCCACATGGCACGATGCTGCCTTATCTCCAGAAAGAGATAAAGCAGGCCGGTCAGTACTCCGAAATATTCCAGTAATTGTTCCATCATTTAGAATTTGAATGTTACCCGTGCCATTGCGTTTGTTCCCGCCTGGGTGAAATAGCCGTCTTCTTTGTAACGTTCGCCGTCGACCATTGCCGAGTATACCCATGCATTGGTTTCGTATTGCTCGTTGAACAAATTGTTGATCGTGACATCGAGGGCGATCTCCTTCATAAACTTCGGTTTGAAAACGTAGCCGACACGCAGGTTGCTGACGAAATAGGGATCGATGGAACGGTCTTTGCAAGAGGTGTTGTCGATATACTGGCGGCCGACAAACTGGGAGTTGAAACTTGCGCTGAATTGTTTCCAGCTGAAATTGAACATGCTGTTGGCGATGATGTCTGGCGAAAAGGCGATGTCGGTTGTCCCTAAGTCGTTGTGGTCCTCGCGTAGGAAGTTCCAGTCGGCATCGTAAACCTCGATGCTTTCGATGAAGTTCTTGATCTTGTTCCGGCTGAGTGTCAGGTTTCCGCTCCAGTCCAGCCAGCGGGCGATTTCCACGCCTCCCGTGAGTTCTATTCCCATCCGGTAGCTGTCTTTGATATTGGAAGTGAGGGCTTCGCCGAT from Parabacteroides merdae ATCC 43184 includes the following:
- a CDS encoding thiamine diphosphokinase, with translation MIAPYNCVVVANGRFPQTALPLHLLHQASVVIACDGAVEALDKAGITPTAIVGDLDSIPSRFREQYADRIHIVEDQEINDLTKSVRFAHRSGQQEVLILGATGLREDHTLGNISLLMDYAPLFQRIEMLSDYGIFTPILQTTTLESKPGTQVSLFSLAPSGTISTTGLRWPIRNRRLTAWWQGTLNEATGNNFTVTLSADARIIVYRTLQIM
- the pnuC gene encoding nicotinamide riboside transporter PnuC, whose protein sequence is MEQLLEYFGVLTGLLYLFLEIRQHRAMWVVGFLTSLVYVFVFFFSKIYADMGLNIYYVAISIYGFWQWTRSKGRQEQTAEDIETAPQEVILYRNMTLRLFAGISFSIVALFALLYYVLHYFTDSPIPAGDAFTTAVGIVATWMLARRIVEHWIFWIVVNCVSVYLYYLRGLYPTMFLYICYAILAAAGLYTWKKKGIRTNDSTL